In one Fusobacterium sp. DD2 genomic region, the following are encoded:
- a CDS encoding C4-dicarboxylate TRAP transporter substrate-binding protein yields the protein MKKAIKSVLLSITMLFLFVACGGNKAAENKRVIKVSMKFVDDEQTAKSFKKVVDKINERSKGTLELQLFTSGTLPIGKDSMEQVANGSDWISVDGVNFLGDYVPDYNAVTGPLLYQSFEEYLRMVRTPLVLNLNKAAEEKGIKVLSLDWVFGFRSMMTNKVITTPADMEGLNIRVPTSQLYTYTIKALGGNPVAMPYPDTYAAIQQGVIDGVEGSIMTYYGTKQYENVKEYSLTRHLLGVSAVCISKKTWDSLTDEQRQIIQEEVDAGAEDNLQATNILEKEYADKLKEHGVHFNEVDAEAFTKAAAPVFEEFPQWTPGIHGKIIEELTKIRQDIKEGK from the coding sequence ATGAAAAAAGCAATCAAAAGTGTATTACTTTCAATTACTATGTTATTTCTTTTTGTCGCTTGTGGTGGTAATAAAGCGGCTGAGAATAAAAGAGTTATTAAAGTAAGTATGAAGTTTGTTGATGATGAACAGACAGCAAAATCATTCAAAAAAGTTGTTGATAAGATCAATGAAAGAAGTAAAGGAACATTGGAATTACAATTATTTACAAGTGGAACTTTACCAATTGGGAAAGATAGTATGGAACAAGTTGCTAATGGATCAGACTGGATTTCAGTTGATGGAGTTAACTTCTTAGGAGACTATGTACCTGATTACAATGCAGTTACAGGGCCATTATTATATCAAAGTTTTGAAGAATACTTAAGAATGGTAAGAACACCATTAGTACTAAATCTAAATAAAGCTGCTGAAGAAAAAGGTATCAAAGTTTTATCACTAGATTGGGTTTTCGGATTTAGAAGCATGATGACAAATAAAGTTATCACTACTCCTGCTGACATGGAAGGATTAAATATAAGAGTTCCAACCAGTCAACTTTATACATATACAATAAAAGCATTAGGTGGAAACCCTGTTGCAATGCCTTATCCTGATACTTATGCTGCAATTCAACAAGGTGTAATTGACGGTGTTGAAGGATCAATAATGACATATTATGGAACTAAACAATATGAAAATGTAAAAGAATACTCATTAACTAGACATTTATTAGGTGTATCTGCAGTATGTATTTCAAAGAAAACTTGGGATAGTTTAACTGATGAACAAAGACAAATAATTCAAGAAGAAGTTGATGCTGGAGCAGAAGATAACTTACAAGCTACTAACATTCTTGAAAAAGAATATGCAGATAAATTAAAAGAACATGGAGTACACTTCAATGAAGTAGATGCTGAAGCATTCACTAAGGCTGCAGCTCCTGTATTTGAGGAATTCCCTCAATGGACTCCAGGAATCCATGGAAAAATTATAGAAGAACTTACTAAAATCAGACAAGATATTAAAGAAGGAAAATAA
- a CDS encoding TRAP transporter small permease has protein sequence MKKFFKDFELYIGSVFISITILVVIMNVFTRYALKFTYFWAEEVAVGCFVWTVFLGTAAAYRKNALIGVEAIVVLLPPKIRKFVQFIVYILMTLISGLMFYFGFEYVSSSSKITAALEISYAYINSAIVISFGLMTIYSIMYLVKSFKGLFLAAKDEK, from the coding sequence ATGAAAAAATTTTTTAAAGACTTTGAATTATACATTGGTAGTGTATTTATAAGTATAACTATACTAGTTGTTATAATGAATGTATTTACGAGATATGCATTAAAATTTACTTATTTCTGGGCAGAAGAAGTTGCAGTAGGATGCTTCGTTTGGACAGTATTTTTAGGAACAGCAGCAGCTTATCGTAAGAATGCACTTATTGGAGTTGAAGCAATTGTGGTTTTATTACCACCTAAGATTAGAAAATTTGTACAGTTTATAGTATATATTTTAATGACTTTAATAAGCGGACTTATGTTTTATTTTGGATTTGAATATGTATCATCATCATCTAAAATAACAGCTGCACTTGAGATATCTTATGCGTATATAAACTCAGCTATTGTAATTTCATTTGGACTGATGACTATATATTCAATAATGTATTTAGTGAAAAGTTTCAAGGGTTTATTTTTAGCTGCAAAAGACGAGAAATAG
- a CDS encoding TRAP transporter large permease — MHPLTPVAILFVLFFLDIPIGFALIGSALYYFIFINTTMAMNMVIQQFVTSIESFPYLAVPFFIMVGSVMNYSGISEELMNMAEVLAGHMKGGLAQVNCLLSAMMGGISGSANADAAMESKILVPQMVKKGFSPEFSAAVTAASSAVSPVIPPGTNLILYALIANVPVGDMFLAGYTPGILMTLALMITVNIISKRRGYKPSRERIATPKEIGSQALKSIWALAIPFGIILGMRMGMFTPTEAGGVAVLFCFLVGFFVYKKLKLHHIPIILKETVQSTGSVIIIIAAAKVFGYYMTLERIPQMITQGLMDFTSNKFVLLMVINILLLFVGMFIEGGAALVILAPLLVPAVKALGVDPLHFGVIFIVNIMIGGLTPPFGSMMFTVCSIVRVKLEDFIREVWPFIVALLMVLLVVTYSESIALFIPNLFK; from the coding sequence ATGCATCCATTAACACCCGTGGCTATTCTATTTGTGCTATTTTTCTTGGATATTCCAATAGGATTTGCATTGATAGGATCAGCATTGTACTATTTTATATTTATAAATACAACTATGGCTATGAATATGGTTATTCAACAATTTGTAACATCAATTGAATCATTTCCATATTTAGCAGTTCCATTTTTTATAATGGTAGGTTCAGTAATGAACTATTCTGGTATCAGTGAAGAACTGATGAATATGGCGGAAGTATTGGCAGGACACATGAAAGGTGGACTTGCTCAAGTAAACTGTCTTTTAAGTGCTATGATGGGAGGAATTTCAGGATCTGCAAATGCTGACGCAGCTATGGAATCTAAAATATTAGTTCCACAAATGGTTAAAAAAGGGTTTTCACCTGAATTCTCAGCAGCAGTTACAGCGGCTTCATCGGCTGTAAGTCCAGTAATTCCACCAGGAACTAACTTAATTTTATATGCTTTAATAGCTAATGTGCCAGTTGGAGATATGTTTTTAGCAGGTTATACACCAGGGATTTTAATGACTTTAGCTCTTATGATAACAGTTAATATAATCTCAAAAAGAAGGGGTTATAAACCTTCAAGAGAAAGAATAGCAACTCCTAAAGAGATTGGATCTCAAGCTTTAAAATCAATTTGGGCACTTGCAATACCATTTGGTATCATTTTAGGAATGCGTATGGGAATGTTTACTCCTACTGAAGCAGGAGGAGTAGCAGTACTATTCTGTTTCCTAGTTGGATTTTTTGTTTATAAAAAACTTAAGTTACATCACATACCTATTATTTTGAAAGAAACAGTTCAAAGTACTGGTTCAGTTATTATTATCATTGCAGCTGCAAAGGTATTTGGATACTACATGACTTTAGAAAGAATACCTCAAATGATAACTCAGGGACTTATGGATTTTACAAGCAACAAATTTGTACTTTTAATGGTGATAAATATCTTATTGCTTTTCGTAGGAATGTTTATAGAAGGAGGAGCAGCACTTGTTATTCTTGCACCGTTATTGGTTCCAGCTGTTAAAGCTTTAGGTGTAGATCCATTACACTTTGGAGTAATTTTTATAGTTAATATTATGATTGGTGGATTAACACCTCCATTTGGTTCTATGATGTTTACTGTTTGTTCAATAGTACGTGTAAAACTGGAAGATTTTATAAGGGAAGTATGGCCATTTATCGTGGCATTACTTATGGTTTTACTAGTTGTAACTTATTCAGAAAGTATAGCTTTATTTATACCAAATCTATTTAAATAA
- a CDS encoding DUF523 domain-containing protein produces the protein MNILVSACLLGTACRYDGKSKPNDKILELLKTHTLIPVCPEQLGGLATPRFPSEIKGNRVISKVGTDVTREYEKGAAEALKIAKLYNCKLAILKEKSPSCGYNKVYDGTFSKTLVDGQGITAKLLSENGIKVIGETLIDTLL, from the coding sequence ATGAATATTTTAGTAAGTGCATGTTTATTGGGAACAGCTTGTAGATATGATGGAAAATCAAAACCCAATGATAAAATATTAGAACTCTTAAAAACACACACCCTTATTCCTGTTTGTCCAGAGCAGCTTGGTGGTCTTGCTACACCACGTTTTCCTTCTGAAATAAAAGGTAATCGTGTTATTTCAAAAGTTGGAACAGATGTTACAAGAGAGTATGAAAAAGGTGCAGCAGAAGCATTAAAAATTGCTAAGTTATATAATTGTAAATTAGCTATACTAAAAGAAAAAAGTCCTTCTTGTGGTTATAATAAAGTCTACGATGGTACTTTTTCTAAAACTCTTGTTGATGGACAGGGAATCACAGCTAAACTTCTTAGTGAAAATGGAATAAAAGTTATTGGTGAAACTCTTATTGATACTCTTTTATAA
- a CDS encoding thioesterase family protein has translation MFKTDYKIQKEDINYGGHVGNERALLFFQHGRIKYFESLGLSELDLGDGIGVIQKNAYVEYNKQLFLDDDITIAITNIRLSKSSFTVEYEIYNSDNFKVINGSTLLVCYDYNVKRIKKIPESFKVKVLVSFTGDVQ, from the coding sequence ATGTTTAAAACTGATTATAAAATACAAAAAGAAGATATCAACTATGGAGGTCACGTTGGAAATGAAAGAGCTCTTCTTTTTTTTCAACATGGAAGAATTAAATATTTTGAGTCTCTTGGTCTAAGTGAATTAGATCTTGGTGACGGCATAGGAGTTATTCAAAAAAATGCCTATGTTGAATATAATAAACAACTTTTTCTTGATGATGATATTACAATTGCTATTACAAATATAAGACTGTCTAAAAGTAGCTTTACTGTAGAGTATGAGATATATAATTCAGATAATTTTAAGGTAATTAACGGATCTACCCTTTTAGTCTGCTATGACTACAATGTTAAAAGAATAAAAAAGATTCCTGAATCATTTAAAGTAAAAGTCCTAGTGTCTTTCACAGGTGATGTTCAATGA
- a CDS encoding GNAT family N-acetyltransferase, producing MKIRYGEDKDFEKAKKIWLECFTDSQEEVDFYFSTLYDKNNYLLLEEQNDILASLHENKFNLIINGEEVPSFYIVGVAVSPQFRNKGYMKEIIKSSLQGAKEKGYEFVYLCPINSKLYRRYGFDYILDIEKYKFDMNELPSGGIDKNIVIKKLEVHLIDEYICDLMDIYREKMKDFLLSVKRDEKTFKNLLQEVISDNGEIYIFYRDDMPIGYTIFYKDEKIHIREIFGKDKNSIINILRFIKTFREYYPQVEINTPEREHLNFYLDNQEQIENEITSFIMGRIIDPIKLFKRVIDSKINLRLKINDEIIDKNNGVYIFDGKGNITFKKAEQWDMSIDIGSLAQLLFGYCTLEELIFREKVIFSNEEIINTLKNKNIFALSKNYIQDYQ from the coding sequence TTGAAAATACGATATGGTGAAGATAAAGATTTTGAAAAAGCAAAAAAAATATGGCTTGAATGTTTTACAGATTCTCAAGAAGAGGTGGATTTTTATTTTTCAACTCTTTATGACAAGAATAACTATCTTTTATTAGAGGAACAAAATGATATTTTAGCATCACTTCATGAAAATAAATTTAATCTTATTATAAATGGAGAAGAGGTTCCATCTTTTTATATAGTAGGAGTTGCAGTATCTCCACAATTTAGAAATAAAGGGTATATGAAAGAAATAATTAAAAGTTCTTTACAAGGGGCAAAGGAGAAGGGGTATGAATTTGTATATCTCTGTCCTATCAACTCAAAATTATATAGAAGATATGGATTTGATTATATATTAGATATTGAAAAATATAAATTTGATATGAATGAACTCCCAAGTGGTGGCATTGATAAAAATATAGTTATAAAAAAATTAGAAGTTCACTTGATAGATGAGTATATTTGTGATTTAATGGATATATATAGAGAAAAAATGAAAGATTTTCTTCTAAGTGTAAAAAGAGATGAAAAGACTTTTAAAAATTTATTGCAAGAAGTAATTAGTGATAATGGAGAGATTTATATTTTTTATAGAGATGATATGCCAATTGGATATACTATTTTCTATAAAGATGAAAAAATCCACATAAGAGAAATTTTTGGTAAGGATAAGAACTCTATAATAAATATTCTTAGATTTATTAAAACTTTTAGAGAGTATTATCCACAGGTTGAGATAAATACACCAGAGAGAGAACATTTGAATTTTTATCTGGATAATCAGGAACAGATTGAGAATGAAATTACATCTTTTATAATGGGAAGAATCATAGATCCAATTAAACTGTTTAAAAGAGTGATAGATAGTAAAATTAATTTGAGATTAAAAATAAATGATGAAATTATTGATAAAAATAATGGAGTCTATATTTTTGATGGAAAGGGAAATATCACTTTTAAAAAAGCTGAACAATGGGATATGAGTATTGATATAGGAAGCCTTGCACAACTTCTTTTTGGATATTGCACTTTGGAAGAACTTATATTTAGAGAAAAGGTTATTTTTTCAAATGAAGAGATAATTAATACTTTAAAAAATAAAAATATATTTGCTCTTTCAAAAAATTATATTCAGGATTATCAGTAG
- a CDS encoding toxin-antitoxin system YwqK family antitoxin, with product MVNQYNKDGKKEGLWVKNYDNGVVQEEKRYVNGIREGEYRSYYLNGQLETKKNYKNGNIDGVYETYYIDGKLSSVRHLENGENKGLAKEFYPNGVLKRKAIYEGMSTTSENIKYYPNGQVKVEVNLKDGFMFGPYREYYSNGALYIECNYGENGKLEGKYKEYDPAGKLIKEAVYVNGKC from the coding sequence ATGGTCAATCAATATAATAAGGATGGTAAGAAAGAAGGTCTTTGGGTAAAGAATTACGACAATGGAGTGGTGCAAGAAGAGAAAAGATATGTTAACGGTATAAGAGAAGGAGAATACAGATCTTATTATTTAAATGGACAGCTTGAAACAAAGAAAAATTACAAAAACGGAAACATAGATGGTGTTTATGAAACTTACTATATTGATGGCAAATTGAGCTCAGTAAGACATTTGGAAAATGGTGAAAATAAAGGACTAGCAAAGGAATTCTATCCAAACGGTGTTTTAAAGAGAAAAGCAATATATGAAGGAATGTCAACAACAAGTGAAAATATAAAATATTACCCAAATGGACAGGTAAAAGTTGAAGTTAACCTAAAAGATGGATTTATGTTTGGTCCTTATAGAGAATATTATTCAAATGGAGCTCTATACATCGAATGTAACTATGGAGAAAATGGAAAATTAGAAGGTAAATATAAAGAGTATGACCCAGCTGGAAAATTAATTAAAGAAGCAGTTTATGTTAATGGGAAGTGCTAG